A single region of the Candidatus Methanomethylicota archaeon genome encodes:
- a CDS encoding biotin transporter BioY, producing MLSPRIIAISAIFAAFTTIGAWITIPTFYVPFTLQTLFVYLSVLILRKYAFLSQGIYILLGLIGLPVFAMGKPGYLALIGPTGGYIIGFFFGSFAGFLKRDVISVFVCMTTIFFLGWLWLSYWIGFYQAFFIGVIPFIPWDILKAVLALLIFKKYSKFTKIISFS from the coding sequence ATGCTTTCACCAAGGATTATTGCTATATCTGCAATATTTGCTGCTTTCACAACAATAGGAGCATGGATTACAATTCCTACTTTTTATGTTCCATTTACTCTTCAAACTCTTTTTGTTTATCTTTCTGTTTTAATACTTAGAAAATATGCTTTTTTAAGTCAAGGAATATATATTCTCTTAGGACTAATAGGATTGCCAGTATTTGCTATGGGAAAGCCAGGATATTTAGCTTTAATTGGACCTACTGGTGGTTATATAATTGGTTTCTTTTTTGGTTCATTTGCAGGATTTTTAAAAAGAGATGTGATTTCAGTATTTGTATGCATGACTACAATATTCTTTCTTGGTTGGCTTTGGTTATCATATTGGATTGGATTTTATCAAGCTTTTTTCATAGGTGTTATACCTTTTATTCCATGGGATATTTTAAAAGCAGTATTAGCATTATTGATTTTTAAAAAATATTCTAAATTTACAAAGATCATCTCCTTTAGCTAA
- a CDS encoding HEPN domain-containing protein: protein MREEIDWWIEDAKRSLIKAEKYLELGFYEDVVFNCQQALEKLFKGLWLKILRKRPIKTHKIIQLYKPLEEKLNLDNELKDFLILISPYYFITRYPDIAMGLPGEVITKNFALDCLIKTKRVFECSQEHILKEK from the coding sequence ATGAGAGAAGAAATTGATTGGTGGATTGAAGATGCTAAAAGAAGTTTAATTAAAGCAGAAAAATACTTAGAGCTTGGATTTTATGAAGATGTAGTATTTAATTGTCAACAAGCATTAGAAAAACTTTTCAAAGGACTTTGGTTAAAAATTTTAAGAAAAAGACCTATTAAAACTCATAAAATTATCCAATTATATAAACCATTAGAAGAAAAGCTTAATTTAGATAATGAACTTAAAGATTTTCTTATTTTAATATCTCCTTATTATTTTATTACAAGATATCCAGATATTGCTATGGGCCTTCCTGGAGAAGTTATAACTAAAAATTTTGCTCTAGATTGTTTAATAAAAACTAAGAGGGTTTTTGAATGCTCTCAAGAACATATATTGAAAGAAAAATAA
- a CDS encoding homoserine dehydrogenase — protein sequence MKFDIAIVGFGTVGRGFLELLIEKKTLLEKLYGINWKIVGISDLKLGSIINDEGINAKEALKLADSGKNLEALGKRKGLSSFEVIRESNSNLIIEVTWTNLDNGEPGYSHIKEAINLGKDVITTNKGPIALYYKELKEFAKNKGVFLKFKGTVLSGTPSFNLFEGPLASCSVYSIRGILNGTTNFILSEMEKGLSYEEALKEAQKLGYAEADPTMDVEGLDAAAKLAILSNVIFDMNIKPRDIKRKGITSITLKDIKEAISKGERIKLIAIAEKKNGDFIAEVMPKSIPLYDPLANVMGVMNAINFKTDCLGDITIIGPGAGRRATGYAIISDMISIVMNRR from the coding sequence ATGAAATTTGACATAGCTATTGTAGGATTTGGAACTGTTGGAAGAGGTTTTTTAGAACTTCTTATTGAGAAAAAAACTCTTCTTGAAAAACTTTATGGAATAAATTGGAAAATTGTAGGAATAAGTGATTTAAAATTAGGCTCAATTATAAATGATGAAGGAATAAATGCTAAAGAAGCTTTAAAATTAGCAGATTCTGGAAAAAATTTAGAAGCTCTTGGAAAAAGAAAAGGATTATCTTCTTTTGAAGTAATAAGAGAATCAAATTCTAATCTTATTATTGAAGTTACTTGGACAAATTTAGATAATGGAGAACCTGGATATTCACATATAAAAGAAGCAATTAATCTTGGAAAAGATGTCATAACTACAAATAAAGGACCAATAGCACTTTATTATAAAGAATTAAAAGAATTTGCAAAAAATAAAGGAGTATTTTTAAAATTTAAAGGAACTGTTCTTAGTGGAACTCCTTCTTTTAATTTATTTGAAGGTCCTCTTGCTAGTTGTTCAGTATATTCTATAAGAGGTATATTAAATGGTACTACAAATTTTATACTTTCTGAAATGGAAAAAGGTTTAAGTTATGAAGAAGCACTTAAGGAAGCTCAAAAATTAGGTTATGCTGAAGCTGATCCAACTATGGATGTTGAAGGATTAGATGCAGCAGCAAAACTTGCAATTTTATCTAATGTTATTTTTGATATGAATATAAAACCAAGGGATATTAAAAGAAAGGGTATAACTTCTATTACATTAAAAGATATAAAAGAAGCAATTAGTAAAGGAGAAAGAATAAAACTCATAGCAATAGCAGAGAAAAAAAATGGAGATTTTATTGCTGAAGTAATGCCAAAAAGTATTCCTTTATATGATCCATTAGCTAATGTTATGGGGGTAATGAATGCTATAAATTTTAAAACTGATTGTCTTGGAGATATTACTATAATAGGACCTGGTGCTGGAAGAAGAGCTACTGGATATGCTATTATATCAGATATGATTTCAATAGTAATGAATAGGAGGTAA
- a CDS encoding 4Fe-4S binding protein, translating into MVKRLAVIDVDLCVGCQSCMFACNRRFGEAGLARTAIFVQSVGGFERGFVVKVCRACRDPPCVRVCPTNALIERKGGGVRLDYRKCIACGNCISNCTIGAIFWDEVMKKPIVCTYCGYCVNYCPYGVIKLEEI; encoded by the coding sequence ATGGTAAAAAGATTAGCTGTAATAGATGTTGATTTATGTGTAGGATGTCAATCATGTATGTTTGCTTGTAATAGACGTTTTGGAGAGGCTGGATTAGCTAGAACTGCTATATTTGTACAATCTGTAGGTGGATTTGAAAGAGGATTTGTTGTTAAAGTATGTAGAGCTTGTAGAGATCCACCATGTGTAAGAGTATGTCCAACCAATGCACTTATAGAAAGAAAAGGAGGAGGAGTTAGATTAGATTATAGAAAATGTATTGCATGTGGAAATTGTATTTCCAATTGTACAATTGGAGCAATATTTTGGGATGAAGTTATGAAAAAACCAATTGTATGTACATATTGTGGTTATTGTGTGAATTATTGTCCATATGGAGTAATAAAATTGGAGGAAATATAA
- the cobB gene encoding hydrogenobyrinic acid a,c-diamide synthase (glutamine-hydrolyzing), with translation MKIPRIIISATSSDSGKTLITTAILKILRKRGYVVQPFKVGPDYIDPMYLSKASERPCRNLDSWIMNENIIKKIFLSSCKGVDFAIIEGVRGLYESESPINDIGSTAHIAKILSTPVILVLNCHSLNRSAAAQVIGFRIMDKNIEIAGIILNNVKDSLHEEKIRRAIQYYTNVPILGVLYRSQELFIKKRHQGLITPNEFNINEIINKAAIMLEQNLEIEKLLEIMKSCPELNIEELYEEKIRKEEIKIGVFMDSAFSFYYYDNLYMLKTLGAEISIMNSLSQEKIDEDISGILIGGGYPELFAKELEMNQSLRNSLKKKIQDEMPIVGEGGGLTYLCKSINYNGKNYKMIGAFDGDVYFNNKPKVSYVELKGISGSPISKIGDTLRGHEFHYSYIENISSNFVFDVLRGEGIKERKDGALVHNTLGMYTQLHYFACPKVPLNFISACKTYNRK, from the coding sequence ATGAAAATTCCTAGAATTATAATTTCAGCAACATCAAGTGATTCTGGTAAAACATTGATTACAACTGCAATTTTAAAAATACTTAGAAAAAGAGGCTATGTAGTACAACCATTTAAAGTAGGGCCAGATTACATCGATCCAATGTATTTAAGCAAGGCTTCAGAGAGACCTTGTAGAAATCTAGATTCATGGATTATGAATGAAAATATTATTAAAAAAATATTTTTATCAAGTTGTAAAGGAGTAGATTTTGCAATTATAGAAGGAGTTAGAGGACTTTATGAAAGTGAATCTCCTATTAATGATATAGGTAGTACTGCACATATTGCTAAAATACTATCTACACCTGTAATTTTAGTTTTAAATTGCCATAGCTTAAATAGAAGTGCAGCTGCTCAAGTAATTGGTTTTAGAATAATGGATAAAAATATAGAAATAGCAGGTATAATTTTAAATAATGTTAAAGATAGCTTACATGAAGAAAAAATAAGAAGAGCTATTCAATATTATACAAATGTACCAATTCTTGGTGTACTTTATCGTTCACAAGAACTTTTTATAAAGAAACGTCATCAAGGATTAATAACTCCTAATGAATTTAATATAAATGAAATAATAAATAAAGCAGCTATTATGCTTGAACAAAATTTAGAAATTGAAAAATTATTAGAAATTATGAAATCTTGTCCAGAATTAAATATAGAAGAGTTATATGAAGAAAAAATAAGAAAAGAAGAAATAAAAATTGGAGTATTTATGGATTCAGCTTTCTCTTTTTATTACTATGATAATCTATACATGCTTAAAACTCTTGGTGCTGAAATTTCTATAATGAATAGTTTATCTCAAGAGAAAATAGATGAAGATATCTCTGGAATTCTAATTGGCGGAGGATATCCAGAATTATTTGCAAAAGAATTAGAAATGAATCAATCTTTAAGAAATTCTTTAAAAAAGAAGATACAAGATGAGATGCCTATTGTAGGAGAAGGAGGAGGATTAACATATCTTTGTAAATCAATAAACTATAATGGAAAAAATTATAAAATGATTGGTGCATTTGATGGAGATGTTTATTTTAATAATAAACCAAAAGTAAGTTATGTAGAATTAAAAGGCATATCTGGAAGCCCAATATCAAAAATTGGAGATACTTTGAGAGGACATGAATTTCATTATTCTTATATAGAAAATATTTCATCAAATTTTGTATTTGATGTACTTAGAGGAGAAGGTATAAAAGAAAGGAAGGACGGTGCTCTAGTTCATAATACACTTGGTATGTATACACAACTTCATTATTTTGCTTGTCCTAAAGTTCCATTAAATTTCATTTCAGCTTGTAAAACTTATAATCGTAAATAA
- a CDS encoding Mur ligase family protein, which translates to MKILVIDATHGGLILSEAFSKQGHEVTCIDIYKTIHNKNFQKFTIEQNLPSDLSKYDLIVKPVHFPSHFFKNFEGKIITHHEAVKILVHNKIDFPIVEITGSFGKTTAIKCAISLLRNFSILTLTSDGIIFMDKGHEKILLKNISTTPANIIRALELCPKKPDFAIFEVSLGGTGMADLGIIKNVYDNYPIAKGTSSAFIAKISMINNRKPNSTILLNADDPLLRGFSNVQYFSTSSNSSEVWAEDIHINLGHINFIVIFKGFMTRKGPTYSKIYVEANEKPIGRQHVENILVGISIAKFFEEIEEKVEIPPEVFDKKMILEDYSGPLILNKSPAINSKVLATSIKDFMEILPPIRLEIGGKLKTTCGFIEPLEIAQIINSSQFKEVHLFDELGEVLRPLINKELKNSIEKVPTLRLERE; encoded by the coding sequence TTGAAAATACTTGTAATAGATGCTACTCATGGTGGATTAATATTATCTGAAGCATTTAGTAAACAAGGACATGAAGTTACTTGTATAGATATATATAAAACTATACATAATAAAAATTTTCAAAAATTCACAATTGAACAAAATTTACCTTCTGATTTATCAAAATATGATTTAATAGTTAAGCCAGTTCATTTTCCTTCTCATTTTTTCAAAAATTTTGAAGGAAAAATAATAACACACCATGAAGCAGTTAAAATTTTAGTACATAATAAAATAGATTTTCCTATAGTAGAAATAACAGGGAGTTTTGGAAAAACAACAGCTATAAAATGCGCAATTTCTTTATTGAGAAATTTTTCCATATTAACTCTAACAAGTGATGGAATAATATTCATGGACAAGGGTCATGAAAAAATTCTATTAAAGAACATTAGTACAACTCCTGCTAATATAATAAGAGCATTAGAACTTTGTCCAAAAAAGCCAGATTTTGCTATATTTGAAGTTTCATTAGGAGGAACTGGAATGGCTGATTTAGGAATAATAAAGAATGTATATGATAATTATCCAATAGCTAAAGGTACTTCTTCAGCATTTATAGCAAAAATTTCAATGATAAATAATAGAAAGCCAAATTCTACAATATTACTTAATGCAGATGATCCTCTATTAAGAGGTTTTTCAAATGTTCAATACTTTTCAACAAGCTCTAATTCATCTGAAGTATGGGCGGAAGATATTCATATTAATTTAGGACATATAAATTTCATAGTAATATTTAAAGGTTTTATGACAAGAAAAGGACCTACTTATTCAAAAATATATGTAGAAGCTAATGAAAAGCCTATTGGTAGACAACATGTAGAAAATATACTTGTTGGAATTTCAATTGCAAAATTTTTTGAAGAAATTGAAGAAAAAGTAGAAATTCCTCCAGAAGTATTTGATAAAAAAATGATTTTAGAAGATTATTCAGGTCCATTAATTTTAAATAAAAGTCCTGCAATAAATTCAAAAGTTTTAGCTACATCTATTAAAGATTTTATGGAAATTTTACCACCAATAAGATTAGAAATTGGAGGTAAACTTAAAACAACATGTGGATTTATAGAGCCATTAGAAATAGCTCAAATTATTAATTCAAGTCAATTTAAAGAAGTACATCTCTTTGACGAACTTGGTGAAGTTTTACGACCTCTTATTAATAAAGAATTAAAAAACTCTATTGAAAAAGTACCTACTCTTCGTTTAGAGAGGGAATGA
- a CDS encoding DUF169 domain-containing protein, which translates to MIAKKLKEILNLENSPIAIKFIWQGEKIPEGFEILNKKIRFCQAVMEAKWGRDIAISPLEMACGPGPASFGAPIKEKVMRGETHFSLGLFEKPEAAAKCLGGNIKMMPGAISYVLISQLEKELINPDVVLITLFPEQAMWICHTWSYKNGRHLKIELQTESSVCSGLTVASFLRNEIQIGLGCYGSRNSTDIKKEEMYVAIPGSMLLETVEILEKLIKPISDSRSKRIFHETYSK; encoded by the coding sequence ATGATAGCTAAGAAATTAAAAGAAATTCTTAATCTTGAAAATTCACCAATAGCTATTAAATTTATTTGGCAAGGTGAAAAAATTCCTGAAGGATTTGAAATTCTTAATAAAAAAATTCGCTTTTGTCAAGCAGTTATGGAAGCTAAATGGGGCAGAGATATAGCTATATCTCCTTTAGAAATGGCTTGTGGTCCTGGACCTGCTTCTTTTGGAGCACCAATAAAAGAAAAAGTAATGAGAGGAGAGACTCATTTCTCTCTTGGTTTATTTGAAAAACCAGAAGCTGCTGCTAAATGTCTTGGTGGAAATATAAAAATGATGCCTGGAGCTATATCTTATGTTTTAATATCACAACTTGAAAAAGAACTTATAAATCCTGATGTTGTGTTAATAACTTTATTTCCTGAACAAGCTATGTGGATTTGTCATACATGGAGTTATAAAAATGGACGTCATTTAAAAATTGAACTTCAAACTGAATCAAGTGTATGTTCAGGATTGACTGTTGCTTCTTTTTTAAGAAATGAAATTCAAATAGGACTTGGTTGTTATGGTTCGAGAAATTCAACAGATATTAAAAAAGAAGAAATGTATGTTGCAATTCCAGGATCTATGCTATTAGAAACTGTAGAAATATTAGAAAAATTAATTAAACCAATATCTGATTCAAGAAGTAAAAGAATATTTCATGAAACTTATTCAAAATAA
- the cfbD gene encoding Ni-sirohydrochlorin a,c-diamide reductive cyclase catalytic subunit: MSIIIHPRPSPIAAAMYMLRDLDVDVIVLHGPSGCCFGPARLLEKDGVKIITTALSDNELVFGGESRLIKVLKKVDELFNPRLIGVVGTCASMIIGENLKKAVIESGLIEKCICCNIHSGSGDNTIGAIEVLKEAMKMGLITKKEFERQKNLLEMASLLEHTRGTARLEYIDNYSGDNPIIVAHEIIKTLNNDGNIACVLNAKKETAFVYSDVFLALNEIKKNGEIHFIANLDPNVGLPRIKSYSKAILNELNSNGIFIEKITGGLDEYPISGEKAKEYIMEIKPDLVIILGIPHAIAIEGKIRTIAVSSGSRAAYNLKSLGYDYVINEKYAHRASLGKRRICKSILGKSIRKVAKEGNF; the protein is encoded by the coding sequence TTGTCAATAATAATACACCCTAGACCAAGTCCAATTGCTGCTGCAATGTATATGTTAAGGGATCTTGATGTAGATGTTATTGTATTACATGGTCCATCAGGTTGCTGTTTTGGTCCTGCAAGATTACTTGAAAAAGATGGTGTAAAAATAATAACTACTGCTCTTTCAGATAATGAACTAGTATTTGGAGGAGAGTCAAGATTAATAAAAGTTCTTAAGAAAGTTGATGAACTTTTTAATCCACGTTTAATTGGTGTAGTTGGTACATGTGCTAGTATGATAATTGGTGAAAATCTTAAAAAAGCAGTAATTGAATCAGGTTTAATTGAAAAATGTATTTGTTGTAATATTCATAGTGGATCTGGAGATAATACCATAGGAGCTATAGAAGTTCTCAAAGAAGCTATGAAAATGGGTTTAATAACTAAAAAAGAATTTGAAAGACAAAAAAATTTGTTAGAAATGGCAAGTCTATTAGAACATACAAGAGGGACTGCAAGATTAGAATATATTGATAATTATTCTGGAGATAATCCAATTATAGTTGCACATGAGATTATTAAAACTTTAAATAATGATGGCAATATTGCATGTGTTTTAAATGCAAAAAAAGAAACTGCATTTGTTTATTCAGATGTATTTCTTGCTCTTAATGAAATTAAGAAAAATGGAGAAATTCACTTTATAGCTAATTTAGATCCAAATGTAGGCCTTCCTAGAATAAAATCATATTCAAAAGCAATATTAAATGAACTTAATTCTAATGGTATTTTTATTGAAAAAATTACAGGAGGCTTGGATGAATATCCTATATCAGGTGAAAAAGCAAAAGAGTATATCATGGAAATAAAACCTGATTTAGTAATAATATTAGGAATACCACATGCAATAGCAATAGAAGGTAAAATAAGAACTATTGCTGTATCTTCTGGTTCAAGAGCAGCTTATAATCTAAAATCTCTTGGATATGATTATGTTATAAATGAAAAATATGCACATAGAGCATCTTTAGGTAAAAGAAGAATTTGTAAATCAATTTTAGGAAAAAGTATAAGAAAAGTAGCAAAGGAGGGGAATTTTTGA
- the cfbA gene encoding sirohydrochlorin nickelochelatase, which produces MENIGVILVGHGSKEPYNKNAIKYFAEKLKDKYSFVKFAFIQINKPSLKDVLKEAIASGIDKIVVQPVFLTRGTHVNQDIPKILGLPIGVKSGTIALSEKKISIVIGEPLGMDDRIVDIISDRIKEALTY; this is translated from the coding sequence ATGGAAAATATAGGAGTAATCTTAGTAGGTCATGGAAGTAAAGAACCTTATAATAAAAATGCTATAAAATATTTTGCAGAAAAATTGAAGGATAAATATTCTTTTGTAAAATTTGCTTTTATACAAATCAATAAGCCCTCACTCAAAGATGTATTAAAAGAAGCCATAGCATCAGGTATTGATAAAATAGTAGTTCAACCTGTTTTTCTAACAAGAGGGACACATGTAAATCAAGATATACCAAAAATTTTAGGATTACCCATAGGAGTAAAAAGTGGAACTATTGCTCTTAGTGAAAAGAAAATATCAATAGTAATTGGCGAGCCTTTGGGTATGGATGATCGTATAGTAGATATAATTTCTGATAGAATTAAGGAGGCTTTAACTTATTGA
- a CDS encoding AAA family ATPase — protein MRSIAIYGKGGIGKSTIASNIAAALGEMGLKVLLIGCDPKADSTINIIGRKINPLLELMRINKDPSLESFLFKGINGVFCIEIGGPEPGVGCAGRGLIIGMTYLLQKLNINNFDFIIFDVPADIVCGGLAIVVKEKYAESAIIVTSDEFMSIYAANNICRGLASIKTPACGIIYNKAISNRIKYVEEFSKRIGIPIIGIIPYSKELILADKLRKTSIEIFHNSKISYIIRSIALSIFNNKNAVIPKWLSLEELEGIFNENS, from the coding sequence TTGAGATCCATCGCCATATATGGAAAAGGAGGAATAGGAAAATCTACTATTGCTTCAAATATTGCTGCTGCTCTTGGAGAAATGGGATTAAAAGTTTTACTAATAGGTTGTGATCCAAAAGCAGATTCTACAATTAATATAATAGGAAGAAAAATAAATCCATTATTAGAATTAATGAGAATAAATAAGGATCCATCATTAGAGAGTTTTTTATTTAAAGGAATTAATGGAGTATTTTGTATTGAAATAGGAGGGCCTGAGCCAGGAGTTGGATGTGCTGGAAGAGGATTAATCATAGGAATGACTTATTTATTACAAAAATTGAATATTAATAACTTTGATTTTATAATTTTTGATGTTCCTGCAGATATTGTATGTGGCGGACTTGCAATAGTAGTAAAAGAAAAATATGCTGAAAGTGCTATAATCGTTACTTCAGATGAATTCATGTCAATATATGCAGCAAATAATATCTGTAGAGGATTAGCCTCAATTAAAACACCAGCTTGTGGAATTATCTATAATAAAGCTATATCAAATAGAATAAAATATGTTGAAGAATTTTCAAAAAGAATAGGAATTCCAATAATTGGAATTATTCCTTATTCTAAAGAATTAATTCTTGCTGATAAATTAAGAAAAACTTCTATAGAAATTTTTCATAATTCAAAAATTTCATATATAATAAGGTCTATAGCATTATCAATTTTTAATAATAAAAATGCCGTAATTCCTAAATGGTTATCCTTAGAAGAATTAGAGGGGATTTTTAATGAAAATTCCTAG
- a CDS encoding nucleotidyltransferase domain-containing protein has translation MLSRTYIERKIKHYINNLPIEVKFAILFGSTIYNNRLKNSDIDLIIVSNDFKNMPFEKRILILQKYWKHNVTLEVFGFTEEEFEKLKSKSIIIQEAIEKGKIISCKKNKKLN, from the coding sequence ATGCTCTCAAGAACATATATTGAAAGAAAAATAAAACATTATATAAATAATCTTCCAATAGAAGTAAAATTTGCTATATTGTTTGGATCTACAATTTATAATAATAGATTGAAGAATAGTGATATTGATTTAATAATTGTATCAAATGATTTTAAAAATATGCCTTTTGAAAAGAGGATTTTAATATTACAAAAATATTGGAAACATAATGTGACACTTGAAGTTTTTGGATTTACAGAAGAAGAATTTGAAAAACTCAAATCAAAGAGTATTATTATTCAAGAAGCTATTGAAAAAGGAAAGATTATAAGTTGCAAAAAAAATAAAAAACTTAATTAA
- a CDS encoding flavodoxin, with product MKCLVVFYSRTGNTKKVAEKIAEMLNCDLEEIIDIKNRSGLLGFLRSGFEAVLKKLTIIAKTKYNPDDYDLVIIGTPVWAGTISTPIRTYMIMNKDKFKKVAFFCTLIRKTAPKVFKEMKEVCQKEPISTIMIRASEINSGIYAKKLEEFVSKIKNLNNS from the coding sequence ATGAAATGTTTAGTAGTTTTTTATTCAAGAACTGGAAATACTAAGAAAGTTGCTGAAAAAATTGCTGAAATGTTAAATTGTGATTTAGAGGAAATTATAGATATAAAAAATAGAAGTGGATTATTAGGATTTTTACGTTCAGGATTTGAAGCAGTTTTAAAAAAACTCACAATAATAGCAAAAACAAAGTATAATCCTGATGATTATGATCTTGTAATTATAGGAACACCAGTATGGGCAGGAACAATATCAACTCCAATAAGAACATATATGATTATGAATAAAGATAAATTTAAAAAAGTAGCATTTTTCTGTACATTAATTAGAAAAACTGCTCCAAAAGTATTTAAAGAAATGAAGGAAGTTTGTCAAAAAGAACCCATATCTACTATTATGATTAGAGCTTCAGAAATAAATTCAGGAATCTATGCAAAAAAATTAGAAGAATTTGTGTCAAAAATAAAGAATTTAAACAATAGTTAA